In Zonotrichia albicollis isolate bZonAlb1 chromosome 3, bZonAlb1.hap1, whole genome shotgun sequence, a single window of DNA contains:
- the POLR1C gene encoding DNA-directed RNA polymerases I and III subunit RPAC1 yields the protein MAARRATDEMRDRVVLGEFGVRNVHTTDFPGNYPGYDDAWDQRRFEEAFRVDVIREEEDTLEFDMVGIDAAIANAFRRILLAEVPTMAVEKVFVYNNTSIVQDEILAHRLGLIPIRADPRLFEYRNQGDQEGTEIDTLQFQLKIKCKRNPQAAKESSDPDELYFNHKVYSKHMTWVPLGNQTDLFPDADFRPVHDDILIALLRPGQEIDVLMHCVKGIGKDHAKFSPVATASYRLLPDITLLQPIEDEAAETLQKCFSPGVIEVQNINGKKVARVANARLDTFSREVFRHEGLKNLVRLARVRNHYIFSVESTGILPPDVLVSEAIKILMGKCQRFLNELDSVAME from the exons ATGGCGGCCCGGCGGGCCACGGACGAGATGCGGGACCGCGTGGTCCTGGGCGAGTTCGGCGTCCGCAAC GTCCACACCACCGACTTCCCCGGCAACTACCCCGGCTACGATGACGCCTGGGACCAGCGGCGCTTCGAGGAG GCGTTCCGCGTGGACGTGATCCGTGAGGAAGAGGACACCCTGGAGTTCGACATGGTGGGCATTGACGCCGCCATCGCCAACGCCTTCCGCCGCATCCTGCTCGCCGAG GTGCCAACGATGGCTGTAGAGAAGGTCTTTGTGTACAACAACACATCCATTGTGCAGGATGAAATTCTGGCTCATCGGTTGGGCCTCATCCCTATCCGAGCTGACCCTCGGCTCTTTGAGTACAGAAACCAAG GAGATCAGGAAGGCACTGAAATTGATACTCTGCAGTTTCAGCTGAAAATCAAATGCAAACGAAACCCTCAGGCTGCCAAGGAATCATCTGATCCCGATGAACTCTATTTCAATCATAAAG TGTACAGCAAACACATGACATGGGTGCCCTTGGGGAATCAGACAGACCTTTTTCCAGATGCTGACTTCCGACCTGTTCACGATGACATCCTTATTGCACTGTTGCGACCTGGCCAGGAAATAGATGTGCTTATGCACTGTGTCAAGGGAATAG GTAAGGATCATGCCAAGTTTTCTCCTGTGGCCACAGCCAGCTATCGACTGCTTCCTGACATTACTCTCCTGCAGCCTATTGAGGATGAGGCAGCTGAGACCTTGCAGAAGTGCTTTTCCCCTGGGGTCATTGAGGTCCAGAATATCAATG GAAAAAAGGTGGCGAGAGTCGCCAATGCACGGCTGGACACGTTCAGCAGAGAAGTTTTCCGACACGAGGGTCTGAAAAACCTTGTGCGCCTGGCAAGAGTACGGAACCATTACATCT TTTCCGTGGAGTCGACGGGTATCTTGCCTCCAGATGTGCTGGTGAGTGAAGCCATCAAGATCCTGATGGGAAAGTGCCAGCGTTTCCTCAATGAGCTGGACTCTGTGGCTATGGAGTGA
- the TJAP1 gene encoding tight junction-associated protein 1 isoform X2 — MSSTAPAKKPYRKAPPQHREIRHEVPIIRDDQDGVILAEQSQEPLTDAERMKLLQHENEELRRRLTYVTNKMEAMERELESGQDYLEMELGQNREELEKFKDKFRRLQNSYTASQRTNQDLEEKLHALIKKAEMDRKTLDWEIVELTNKLLDAKTTINKLEELNERYRQDCNLAVQLLKCNKSHFRNHKFADLPYELQDMVNKHLHSAQESAGPGQEAAHTLAPSDVVPTSVIARVLEKPESLVLNSAKSSSGSCPMAEDVFVHVDMSGALPDTCNSAGQMGKEGGDAGKQQNGGCKPQSSVESVPEEVPAFEKLSPYPTPSPPHPMYPGRKVIEFSEDKVRIPKNSPLPNCTYATRQAISLSLVQSEDESCDRHRTLPSSPASEGHRSASSCSCQQSPKAARAHGSSQSSPFSSPPQIPSAFASSASSEEDLLANWQRMFVDKAPPTSERVLMNRTAFSRDTAPELQKRFSRSMQELGRAASAYSDGEESAQSCSWTVSRDSSVDTDSTESRARRSHFSSDYGTDFSQDEAQKLLLESGGGTAEPESPSPEKHKDYVDLGLPESPAEEREMLLQGNKESSQGGVQEESGEGRVKPPFSRPHRSPKRMGVHHLHRKDSLTQAQEQGNLLS, encoded by the exons ATGTCGAGCACGGCCCCGGCAAAGAAGCCTTACCGCAAGGCGCCCCCGCAGCACCGCGAAATCCGGCACGAGGTGCCCATCATTCGCGACGACCAGGATGGAGTGATCTTGGCTGAGCAGAGTCAG GAACCCTTGACGGATGCAGAAAGGATGAA GCTACTGCAGCATGAGAATGAGGAGCTTCGCCGCCGGCTGACATACGTGACTAACAAAATGGAGGCAATGGagagggaactggagtcaggtCAGGACTACCTGGAGATGGAACTGGGCCAGAACCGTGAGGAGCTGGAGAAGTTCAAGGACAAATTCCGTAG GTTGCAGAACAGCTACACTGCTTCTCAGAGAACCAACCAAGAcctggaggagaagctgcatGCCCTG ATTAAAAAGGCGGAAATGGACCGCAAGACACTGGACTGGGAGATTGTAGAGCTCACTAATAAATTGCTTGATGCCAAAACCACCATCAATAAGCTGGAGGAACTCAAT GAACGCTATCGACAGGACTGTAACCTTGCAGTACAGCTGCTCAAGTGTAACAAGTCACACTTCAGGAACCACAAGTTTGCTGAT CTTCCCTATGAGCTGCAGGACATGGTGAATAAGCATTTGCACAGCGCACAGGAGTCTGCAGGCCCTGGCCAAGAGGCAGCCCACACCTTGGCTCCATCTGATGTTGTGCCCACCTCAGTCATCGCCAGAGTCTTGGAGAAACCAGAATCTCTGGTTCTGAATTCAGCCAAGTCTAGCAGTGGCAGCTGTCCCATGGCTGAGGATGTCTTTGTGCATGTGGACATGAGCGGAGCCCTTCCTGATACCTGCAACAGTGCAGGGCAgatggggaaggagggaggagatGCAGGGAAACAGCAGAATGGTGGCTGCAAGCCACAGAGTAGTGTGGAAAGTGTGCCTGAGGAGGTGCCTGCCTTTGAGAAGCTAAGCCCATACCCTACTCCCTCACCTCCCCATCCTATGTACCCAGGGCGCAAAGTGATCGAGTTCTCTGAGGACAAGGTAAGGATCCCGAAGAACAGCCCCCTGCCCAACTGTACGTATGCTACACGCCAGGCCATCTCCCTCAGCCTGGTGCAGAGCGAAGATGAGAGCTGCGACAGGCACCGGACGCTCCCCAGCAGCCCCGCTTCCGAAGGGCACCGTTCAGCCTCCAGCTGTTCCTGCCAGCAGTCCCCCAAAGCAGCCAGGGCTCACGGCTCTTCACAGAGCAGCCCATTCAGcagccctccccaaatcccGAGCGCCTTTGCCAGTTCTGCCAGCTCTGAGGAGGACCTGCTGGCTAACTGGCAGCGAATGTTTGTGGATAAGGCACCCCCCACCTCGGAGCGAGTGCTGATGAACCGCACGGCTTTCAGCCGTGACACGGCCCCCGAGCTCCAGAAGAGGTTCAGCCGCTCCATGCAGGAGCTGGGTAGGGCAGCCTCAGCTTACTCGGATGGTGAGGAgtctgcacagagctgcagctggactGTGAGCCGCGACTCGAGCGTGGACACAGACAGCACTGAGTCCAGAGCCCGCAGGAGCCATTTCTCCTCAGACTATGGTACAGATTTCTCCCAGGATGAAGCCCAGAAGCTGTTGCTTGAAAGTGGTGGAGGCACTGCTGAGCCTGAAAGCCCCTCACCAGAGAAGCACAAGGACTATGTAGACCTTGGCTTGCCTGAGAGCCCAGCTGAGGAGAGAGAAATGCTGCTCCAGGGAAACAAGGAGAGCAGCCAAGGAGGTGTCCAAGAGGAAAGCGGAGAAGGCAGGGTCAAGCCTCCTTTCAGTCGGCCGCACCGCAGCCCCAAGAGGATGGGAGTGCACCACTTACATCGCAAAGACAGTCTGACACAAGCCCAGGAACAGGGCAACCTTCTCAGCTGA
- the TJAP1 gene encoding tight junction-associated protein 1 isoform X1 — translation MSSTAPAKKPYRKAPPQHREIRHEVPIIRDDQDGVILAEQSQEPLTDAERMKLLQHENEELRRRLTYVTNKMEAMERELESGQDYLEMELGQNREELEKFKDKFRRLQNSYTASQRTNQDLEEKLHALASLSQSWIFAIKKAEMDRKTLDWEIVELTNKLLDAKTTINKLEELNERYRQDCNLAVQLLKCNKSHFRNHKFADLPYELQDMVNKHLHSAQESAGPGQEAAHTLAPSDVVPTSVIARVLEKPESLVLNSAKSSSGSCPMAEDVFVHVDMSGALPDTCNSAGQMGKEGGDAGKQQNGGCKPQSSVESVPEEVPAFEKLSPYPTPSPPHPMYPGRKVIEFSEDKVRIPKNSPLPNCTYATRQAISLSLVQSEDESCDRHRTLPSSPASEGHRSASSCSCQQSPKAARAHGSSQSSPFSSPPQIPSAFASSASSEEDLLANWQRMFVDKAPPTSERVLMNRTAFSRDTAPELQKRFSRSMQELGRAASAYSDGEESAQSCSWTVSRDSSVDTDSTESRARRSHFSSDYGTDFSQDEAQKLLLESGGGTAEPESPSPEKHKDYVDLGLPESPAEEREMLLQGNKESSQGGVQEESGEGRVKPPFSRPHRSPKRMGVHHLHRKDSLTQAQEQGNLLS, via the exons ATGTCGAGCACGGCCCCGGCAAAGAAGCCTTACCGCAAGGCGCCCCCGCAGCACCGCGAAATCCGGCACGAGGTGCCCATCATTCGCGACGACCAGGATGGAGTGATCTTGGCTGAGCAGAGTCAG GAACCCTTGACGGATGCAGAAAGGATGAA GCTACTGCAGCATGAGAATGAGGAGCTTCGCCGCCGGCTGACATACGTGACTAACAAAATGGAGGCAATGGagagggaactggagtcaggtCAGGACTACCTGGAGATGGAACTGGGCCAGAACCGTGAGGAGCTGGAGAAGTTCAAGGACAAATTCCGTAG GTTGCAGAACAGCTACACTGCTTCTCAGAGAACCAACCAAGAcctggaggagaagctgcatGCCCTG GCCTCTCTCAGCCAAAGCTGGATTTTTGCA ATTAAAAAGGCGGAAATGGACCGCAAGACACTGGACTGGGAGATTGTAGAGCTCACTAATAAATTGCTTGATGCCAAAACCACCATCAATAAGCTGGAGGAACTCAAT GAACGCTATCGACAGGACTGTAACCTTGCAGTACAGCTGCTCAAGTGTAACAAGTCACACTTCAGGAACCACAAGTTTGCTGAT CTTCCCTATGAGCTGCAGGACATGGTGAATAAGCATTTGCACAGCGCACAGGAGTCTGCAGGCCCTGGCCAAGAGGCAGCCCACACCTTGGCTCCATCTGATGTTGTGCCCACCTCAGTCATCGCCAGAGTCTTGGAGAAACCAGAATCTCTGGTTCTGAATTCAGCCAAGTCTAGCAGTGGCAGCTGTCCCATGGCTGAGGATGTCTTTGTGCATGTGGACATGAGCGGAGCCCTTCCTGATACCTGCAACAGTGCAGGGCAgatggggaaggagggaggagatGCAGGGAAACAGCAGAATGGTGGCTGCAAGCCACAGAGTAGTGTGGAAAGTGTGCCTGAGGAGGTGCCTGCCTTTGAGAAGCTAAGCCCATACCCTACTCCCTCACCTCCCCATCCTATGTACCCAGGGCGCAAAGTGATCGAGTTCTCTGAGGACAAGGTAAGGATCCCGAAGAACAGCCCCCTGCCCAACTGTACGTATGCTACACGCCAGGCCATCTCCCTCAGCCTGGTGCAGAGCGAAGATGAGAGCTGCGACAGGCACCGGACGCTCCCCAGCAGCCCCGCTTCCGAAGGGCACCGTTCAGCCTCCAGCTGTTCCTGCCAGCAGTCCCCCAAAGCAGCCAGGGCTCACGGCTCTTCACAGAGCAGCCCATTCAGcagccctccccaaatcccGAGCGCCTTTGCCAGTTCTGCCAGCTCTGAGGAGGACCTGCTGGCTAACTGGCAGCGAATGTTTGTGGATAAGGCACCCCCCACCTCGGAGCGAGTGCTGATGAACCGCACGGCTTTCAGCCGTGACACGGCCCCCGAGCTCCAGAAGAGGTTCAGCCGCTCCATGCAGGAGCTGGGTAGGGCAGCCTCAGCTTACTCGGATGGTGAGGAgtctgcacagagctgcagctggactGTGAGCCGCGACTCGAGCGTGGACACAGACAGCACTGAGTCCAGAGCCCGCAGGAGCCATTTCTCCTCAGACTATGGTACAGATTTCTCCCAGGATGAAGCCCAGAAGCTGTTGCTTGAAAGTGGTGGAGGCACTGCTGAGCCTGAAAGCCCCTCACCAGAGAAGCACAAGGACTATGTAGACCTTGGCTTGCCTGAGAGCCCAGCTGAGGAGAGAGAAATGCTGCTCCAGGGAAACAAGGAGAGCAGCCAAGGAGGTGTCCAAGAGGAAAGCGGAGAAGGCAGGGTCAAGCCTCCTTTCAGTCGGCCGCACCGCAGCCCCAAGAGGATGGGAGTGCACCACTTACATCGCAAAGACAGTCTGACACAAGCCCAGGAACAGGGCAACCTTCTCAGCTGA
- the YIPF3 gene encoding protein YIPF3, producing the protein MAAPGAAGGGRSGAPAAEWGGFEDNMQGGGSAVIDMENMDDTSGSSFEDMGEMHQRMKEEEEEEEAEGEAGAGEEEDGEFLGMKGLRGQLGRQVADQMWQVGKRQASRAFSLYANIDILRPYFDVEPVQVRARLLESMIPVKMINFPQKIAGELYGPLMLVFTLVAILLHGMKTSDTIIREGTLMGTAIGTCFGYWLGVSSFMYFLAYLCNAQITMVQMLSLLGYGLFGHCITLFVTYNIHFHSLFYIFWLVVGGLSTLRMVAVLVSRTVGHTQRLILCGTLAALHMLFLLYLHFAYHKVVEGILDTLEGPNVPPFQRVARDIPVVSNTVLNTTAKAIALTL; encoded by the exons ATGGCCGcgccgggggcggcgggcggcggcagGAGCGGTGCCCCCGCCGCGGAATGGGGCGGCTTCGAGGACAACATGCAG GGTGGCGGCTCTGCCGTCATCGACATGGAGAATATGGACGACACGTCGGGCTCCAGCTTCGAGGACATGGGGGAGATGCACCAGCGcatgaaggaggaggaggaggaggaggaggcggaggGCGAGGCGGGCGCCGGCGAGGAAGAGGACGGGGAGTTCCTGGGCATGAAGGGGCTGCGGGGGCAGCTGGGCCGGCAGGTCGCTGACCAG ATGTGGCAGGTGGGGAAGAGACAAGCCTCCAGGGCCTTCAGCCTCTACGCCAACATCGACATCCTCCGGCCCTACTTCGATGTGGAGCCCGTCCAAGTGCGAGCCAG ACTGCTGGAGTCCATGATTCCTGTGAAGATGATTAATTTCCCACAG AAGATTGCAGGCGAGCTGTACGGACCCCTCATGCTGGTTTTCACACTGGTGGCCATTCTTTTGCATGGAATGAAGACCTCGGACACCATCATT AGGGAAGGCACGCTGATGGGCACAGCTATTGGCACCTGCTTCGGTTACTGGCTGGGCGTCTCATCCTTCATGTATTTCCTGGCATATCTGTGCAATGCCCAAATCACCATGGTGCAGATGCTGTCACTGCTG gGCTATGGTCTTTTTGGACACTGCATCACTCTCTTTGTCACCTATAACATCCACTTCCACTCCCTCTTCTACATCTTCTGGTTGGTTGTTGGTGGACTCTCTACACTACGAATG GTTGCCGTGTTGGTGTCACGCACCGTGGGACATACCCAGCGGCTCATCCTGTGTGGGACTCTTGCTGCTCTGCATATGCTTTTCCTCCTCTATCTGCACTTTGCTTATCACAAGGTGGTAGAAG GTATCCTGGACACATTGGAAGGACCCAACGTGCCGCCCTTTCAGAGAGTTGCCCGAGACATTCCAGTTGTTTCCAATACTGTACTGAACACAACAGCCAAAGCCATTGCATTGACCCTCTAG
- the LRRC73 gene encoding leucine-rich repeat-containing protein 73, producing the protein MLPGSIQISGETLSGAEIRDICESLRENSVRLLSLRGCQLSERDFGHVCRGVAESRSLAQLNLNLGIVSNINRVKQLAEALKTNRSVQSLFLHGSPLTDAGLALLNPALSIHPSLVALDLGDCMLGDEGINLICGLLPPDGAKSGLKELTLSANPGITSKGWGRLAIAVAHSSQLRVLNLDYNPLGDQVAGMLAVAVASSRTLEVLDLEGTGLTNQSAQTLLDMVENYPTALRTLILAENNISPELQQQISDLLSEGEEEEETEVHEVTAREKNPWICQNNSSSQMVLMTSGLGDSLLAETEM; encoded by the exons ATGCTGCCGGGGTCTATCCAGATCTCCGGGGAGACGCTGTCGGGGGCGGAGATCCGAGACATCTGCGAGAGCCTGCGGGAGAACTCGGTGCGGCTGCTGTCGCTGCGGGGCTGCCAGCTCTCCGAGCGGGACTTCGGGCACGTCTGCCGCGGGGTGGCCGAGTCCCGCTCCCTCGCCCAGCTCAACCTCAACCTGGGCATCGTCTCCAACATCAACCGCGTCAAGCAGCTGGCCGAGGCCCTGAAGACGAACCGCTCCGTTCAGTCCCTCTT CCTCCATGGGAGTCCCCTGACAGATGCAGGCTTGGCCCTCCTCAACCCTGCTCTCTCCATCCACCCCTCGCTGGTGGCTCTGGATCTAGGAGACTGCATGCTGGGTGATGAAGGCATCAACCTTATCTGTGGGCTCCTGCCGCCTGATGGGGCCAAGTCTG GCCTCAAAGAGCTGACACTGAGCGCCAACCCAGGCATCACAAGTAAAGGCTGGGGACGCCTGGCCATTGCAGTGGCTCACAGCTCACAGCTCCGTGTGTTGAACCTGGACTACAACCCCCTAG GTGACCAGGTAGCCGGGATGCTCGCTGTGGCTGTGGCCTCCAGCCGAACCCTCGAAGTGCTGGACTTGGAGGGAACAGGACTTACCAACCAGTCAGCTCAG ACCTTGCTGGACATGGTAGAGAATTACCCCACAGCCCTACGGACACTCATCCTGGCAGAGAACAACATTagtcctgagctgcagcagcagatctCTGATCTTCTCTCAGAGggcgaggaagaggaggagacagaggtCCACGAAGTCACAGCCAGGGAGAAGAATCCCTGGATCTGCCAGAACA ATTCCAGCTCCCAGATGGTCCTGATGACATCAGGCCTCGGTGACAGCCTCTTAGCAGAAACAGAAATGTAG